One Panicum virgatum strain AP13 chromosome 3N, P.virgatum_v5, whole genome shotgun sequence DNA segment encodes these proteins:
- the LOC120666238 gene encoding carnosine N-methyltransferase-like isoform X3, with translation MLPPAHKELLFHLGLKYQRLRWCISMNAAFIMKMLETFEPPFDMSQYANVGGHDHPSNMHGHSHVDYCTHSSGRGDCSTVSISRSNSQLDGQHDNPKEDAKTHESSRQTENKKDEEEHMAGCSQPVGSNLGTSQGVDVSFNSDTDVSTAAYCQDKDVSSSSAFDHVTPRHCEGSLFKLNVPPIDVDMVRCIVRNIVRDWAEEGQKERDECYKLILEELNHLFPNRSNQRPPSCLVPGAGLGRLALEISSLGFASQGNEFSYYMLICSSFILNHTKEANEWTIYPWIHSNCNSLSDNDQLRAVSFPDIHPSSAGITEGFSMRTGDFVEVYSEESQESAWDAVVTCFFLDTAHNIVEYIEIISKVLKDGGVWINLGPLLYDFSDMTPDDDMSIELSLEDVKKVAYHYGFVMEVEKMIETTFSANMRAMMQNQYRAAFWTMRKNASRAKAEKRC, from the exons ATGCTTCCTCCTGCACACAAG GAACTTCTTTTCCACCTTGGTCTGAAGTACCAAAGACTCAGATG GTGCATATCCATGAATGCAGCTTTTATCATGAAAATGCTTGAG ACATTTGAGCCTCCTTTTGACATGAGTCAGTATGCAAATGTCGGTGGTCATGACCATCCATCAAACATGCATGGCCACAGTCATGTGGATTATTGCACCCATTCCAGTGGGAGGGGTGATTGCTCGACAGTTTCTATCTCCAGAAGCAATTCGCAATTGGATGGGCAGCATGATAACCCCAAAGAGGATGCCAAGACTCATGAATCTTCAAGACAAACTGAAAATAAAAAG GACGAGGAAGAGCATATGGCAGGCTGTTCTCAGCCTGTTGGCAGCAACTTGGGAACATCCCAAGGTGTAGATGTATCATTTAACAGTGATACAGATGTGAGCACAGCTGCTTACTGTCAAGATAAAGATGTCTCTTCATCTTCTGCTTTTGATCAT GTAACACCACGACATTGCGAAGGTTCATTGTTCAAGTTGAATGTTCCTCCAATAGATGTTGACATG GTAAGATGCATCGTAAGAAATATTGTGAGAGATTGGGCTGAGGAG GGTCAAAAGGAACGTGATGAGTGCTACAAGCTCATTCTTGAGGAGCTTAATCATCTTTTTCCTAACCGGAGCAATCAGAG GCCTCCTTCATGTCTAGTCCCTGGTGCCGGGCTTGGGAGATTGGCTCTGGAGATATCTTCTCTGG GTTTTGCAAGCCAGGGGAATGAGTTCTCATATTACATGCTGATTTGTTCAAGTTTCATCCTGAACCA CACCAAAGAGGCTAATGAATGGACTATATATCCTTGGATACACAGTAACTGCAATTCTCTTTCAGACAATGATCAACTTCGGGCTGTTTCATTTCCTGATATTCATCCCTCAAG TGCAGGTATCACGGAGGGATTTTCAATGCGTACTGGGGATTTTGTAGAGGTCTACAGTGAGGAAAGCCAAGAAT CTGCATGGGATGCTGTTGTAACTTGCTTCTTCCTGGATACGGCACACAATATTGTTGAATATATTGAGATAATATCAAAAGTTCTCAAGGATGGTGGG GTCTGGATAAACTTGGGCCCTCTTCTATACGACTTTTCTGATATGACGCCAGATGAT GATATGTCTATCGAACTAAGTTTGGAAGATGTGAAAAAGGTTGCCTACCATTATGGATTTGTGATGGAG GTGgagaaaatgatagaaactaCTTTCAGTGCAAATATGAGAGCAATGATGCAG AATCAATACCGTGCAGCATTCTGGACCATGAGGAAGAATGCATCTCGGGCAAAGGCTGAGAAGCGTTGTTGA
- the LOC120666238 gene encoding carnosine N-methyltransferase-like isoform X2: MSERRYTEQEEALEIKSLRRTIAAYANYQDAAERDVKRYERSFKMLPPAHKELLFHLGLKYQRLRWCISMNAAFIMKMLETFEPPFDMSQYANVGGHDHPSNMHGHSHVDYCTHSSGRGDCSTVSISRSNSQLDGQHDNPKEDAKTHESSRQTENKKDEEEHMAGCSQPVGSNLGTSQGVDVSFNSDTDVSTAAYCQDKDVSSSSAFDHVTPRHCEGSLFKLNVPPIDVDMVRCIVRNIVRDWAEEGQKERDECYKLILEELNHLFPNRSNQRPPSCLVPGAGLGRLALEISSLGFASQGNEFSYYMLICSSFILNHTKEANEWTIYPWIHSNCNSLSDNDQLRAVSFPDIHPSSAGITEGFSMRTGDFVEVYSEESQESAWDAVVTCFFLDTAHNIVEYIEIISKVLKDGGVWINLGPLLYDFSDMTPDDDMSIELSLEDVKKVAYHYGFVMEVEKMIETTFSANMRAMMQVTF, encoded by the exons aTGAGCGAGCGGCGGTACaccgagcaggaggaggccctCGAGATCAAGTCCCTCCGCCGCACCATCGCCGCCTACGCTAA CTATCAAGATGCAGCGGAAAGGGATGTCAAGAGATACGAGAGATCATTCAAAATGCTTCCTCCTGCACACAAG GAACTTCTTTTCCACCTTGGTCTGAAGTACCAAAGACTCAGATG GTGCATATCCATGAATGCAGCTTTTATCATGAAAATGCTTGAG ACATTTGAGCCTCCTTTTGACATGAGTCAGTATGCAAATGTCGGTGGTCATGACCATCCATCAAACATGCATGGCCACAGTCATGTGGATTATTGCACCCATTCCAGTGGGAGGGGTGATTGCTCGACAGTTTCTATCTCCAGAAGCAATTCGCAATTGGATGGGCAGCATGATAACCCCAAAGAGGATGCCAAGACTCATGAATCTTCAAGACAAACTGAAAATAAAAAG GACGAGGAAGAGCATATGGCAGGCTGTTCTCAGCCTGTTGGCAGCAACTTGGGAACATCCCAAGGTGTAGATGTATCATTTAACAGTGATACAGATGTGAGCACAGCTGCTTACTGTCAAGATAAAGATGTCTCTTCATCTTCTGCTTTTGATCAT GTAACACCACGACATTGCGAAGGTTCATTGTTCAAGTTGAATGTTCCTCCAATAGATGTTGACATG GTAAGATGCATCGTAAGAAATATTGTGAGAGATTGGGCTGAGGAG GGTCAAAAGGAACGTGATGAGTGCTACAAGCTCATTCTTGAGGAGCTTAATCATCTTTTTCCTAACCGGAGCAATCAGAG GCCTCCTTCATGTCTAGTCCCTGGTGCCGGGCTTGGGAGATTGGCTCTGGAGATATCTTCTCTGG GTTTTGCAAGCCAGGGGAATGAGTTCTCATATTACATGCTGATTTGTTCAAGTTTCATCCTGAACCA CACCAAAGAGGCTAATGAATGGACTATATATCCTTGGATACACAGTAACTGCAATTCTCTTTCAGACAATGATCAACTTCGGGCTGTTTCATTTCCTGATATTCATCCCTCAAG TGCAGGTATCACGGAGGGATTTTCAATGCGTACTGGGGATTTTGTAGAGGTCTACAGTGAGGAAAGCCAAGAAT CTGCATGGGATGCTGTTGTAACTTGCTTCTTCCTGGATACGGCACACAATATTGTTGAATATATTGAGATAATATCAAAAGTTCTCAAGGATGGTGGG GTCTGGATAAACTTGGGCCCTCTTCTATACGACTTTTCTGATATGACGCCAGATGAT GATATGTCTATCGAACTAAGTTTGGAAGATGTGAAAAAGGTTGCCTACCATTATGGATTTGTGATGGAG GTGgagaaaatgatagaaactaCTTTCAGTGCAAATATGAGAGCAATGATGCAGGTAACCTTCTAA
- the LOC120666238 gene encoding carnosine N-methyltransferase-like isoform X1, translating into MSERRYTEQEEALEIKSLRRTIAAYANYQDAAERDVKRYERSFKMLPPAHKELLFHLGLKYQRLRWCISMNAAFIMKMLETFEPPFDMSQYANVGGHDHPSNMHGHSHVDYCTHSSGRGDCSTVSISRSNSQLDGQHDNPKEDAKTHESSRQTENKKDEEEHMAGCSQPVGSNLGTSQGVDVSFNSDTDVSTAAYCQDKDVSSSSAFDHVTPRHCEGSLFKLNVPPIDVDMVRCIVRNIVRDWAEEGQKERDECYKLILEELNHLFPNRSNQRPPSCLVPGAGLGRLALEISSLGFASQGNEFSYYMLICSSFILNHTKEANEWTIYPWIHSNCNSLSDNDQLRAVSFPDIHPSSAGITEGFSMRTGDFVEVYSEESQESAWDAVVTCFFLDTAHNIVEYIEIISKVLKDGGVWINLGPLLYDFSDMTPDDDMSIELSLEDVKKVAYHYGFVMEVEKMIETTFSANMRAMMQNQYRAAFWTMRKNASRAKAEKRC; encoded by the exons aTGAGCGAGCGGCGGTACaccgagcaggaggaggccctCGAGATCAAGTCCCTCCGCCGCACCATCGCCGCCTACGCTAA CTATCAAGATGCAGCGGAAAGGGATGTCAAGAGATACGAGAGATCATTCAAAATGCTTCCTCCTGCACACAAG GAACTTCTTTTCCACCTTGGTCTGAAGTACCAAAGACTCAGATG GTGCATATCCATGAATGCAGCTTTTATCATGAAAATGCTTGAG ACATTTGAGCCTCCTTTTGACATGAGTCAGTATGCAAATGTCGGTGGTCATGACCATCCATCAAACATGCATGGCCACAGTCATGTGGATTATTGCACCCATTCCAGTGGGAGGGGTGATTGCTCGACAGTTTCTATCTCCAGAAGCAATTCGCAATTGGATGGGCAGCATGATAACCCCAAAGAGGATGCCAAGACTCATGAATCTTCAAGACAAACTGAAAATAAAAAG GACGAGGAAGAGCATATGGCAGGCTGTTCTCAGCCTGTTGGCAGCAACTTGGGAACATCCCAAGGTGTAGATGTATCATTTAACAGTGATACAGATGTGAGCACAGCTGCTTACTGTCAAGATAAAGATGTCTCTTCATCTTCTGCTTTTGATCAT GTAACACCACGACATTGCGAAGGTTCATTGTTCAAGTTGAATGTTCCTCCAATAGATGTTGACATG GTAAGATGCATCGTAAGAAATATTGTGAGAGATTGGGCTGAGGAG GGTCAAAAGGAACGTGATGAGTGCTACAAGCTCATTCTTGAGGAGCTTAATCATCTTTTTCCTAACCGGAGCAATCAGAG GCCTCCTTCATGTCTAGTCCCTGGTGCCGGGCTTGGGAGATTGGCTCTGGAGATATCTTCTCTGG GTTTTGCAAGCCAGGGGAATGAGTTCTCATATTACATGCTGATTTGTTCAAGTTTCATCCTGAACCA CACCAAAGAGGCTAATGAATGGACTATATATCCTTGGATACACAGTAACTGCAATTCTCTTTCAGACAATGATCAACTTCGGGCTGTTTCATTTCCTGATATTCATCCCTCAAG TGCAGGTATCACGGAGGGATTTTCAATGCGTACTGGGGATTTTGTAGAGGTCTACAGTGAGGAAAGCCAAGAAT CTGCATGGGATGCTGTTGTAACTTGCTTCTTCCTGGATACGGCACACAATATTGTTGAATATATTGAGATAATATCAAAAGTTCTCAAGGATGGTGGG GTCTGGATAAACTTGGGCCCTCTTCTATACGACTTTTCTGATATGACGCCAGATGAT GATATGTCTATCGAACTAAGTTTGGAAGATGTGAAAAAGGTTGCCTACCATTATGGATTTGTGATGGAG GTGgagaaaatgatagaaactaCTTTCAGTGCAAATATGAGAGCAATGATGCAG AATCAATACCGTGCAGCATTCTGGACCATGAGGAAGAATGCATCTCGGGCAAAGGCTGAGAAGCGTTGTTGA